The DNA sequence AGATGCTAACATAGTCGGCTAGACGAGGAGATGTATGttagcgagcgagcgagcgaaaacAAGAAGGTAACTTTTCCCGCATCCGATTAAGTTTTTCGttaacgtgtgtgtgtgtgttaggaaaaaaatgataaaaataccAGCAGCGACAGAAAGTGAGATGAAATATGTTCTCTAAAAACATTTGTGTAAATAATCGATTCTAACGATggtaaatagcaaaaaagaaaaaaaaggattgtcAAAGGCAGATGCGGGGCACTAGTCCAGGAGAAAAACAAATGTGCACGCGCGTTTGTAGGACTCCTtgataattaaacaattgaatAAATGCTAAAGCACGAAACGCTACAATAGGAAGAGAAGAGGAAACGACATTGCGAACCTACGATTTAAATATGTATCGGAAAATGCTCATTAAATTTTATCTTACGGGACGGATAAAAACCAAAACTTTATGTTTACGTTGTAAATTTCTTttagaacaaaaagaaaccgGAATGATGACCGTCAGAAGTTGCAAAAATTCTTCTTAAAATGGTAATAAATTTGCAATAAATAAGAGCATTTAATTTAAGccttgggccggtctggtggtacagtcgtcaactcgtacgacgtaacaacatgcatgggttcaagtcccgaatagaccgagcccccatacgtaggactgactattctgctatggtaacaataagtctcTGAAAGCCaggctcacttcactagtgggtacaggcaggccttgaccgacagcggttgttgtgccaaagaagaagaatgagaATTCTGCTGTGGTGGATCGAGGCTAAAAGTTAAGTTAATTTAATAAACCCTCCTGGATTTCTGCTTTTAGTGTTGGTTGTCTTACTTTGTATTAGCCAGATTCAATTTTGATTTGGTTActccgtggtacagtcgtttaCTACCACGACTGACCCCTAATGAGTCTAAGCCCCCATTCGTATAATATCCTACCATGGGTAATAGATAAGTCACTGATATTCTAGCCCAGCGGTCGgtaaacttttgaggcaaagggccaaatttattaaatgatCGAGATTCGAGGGTAAGAAGAATGcagtttatgttatttttgcaCCTCAATTATCACATTACgcaattttagaaataagggTATAGTCCAGTATAGTCTTCAACTCGAACGAcacaataacatgcccgtcctGGGTTCAAACCTCGAATGAGCCGTCCTCccatagcaaggattgactatccggctgagtggtaatgaattaagtttcgaaggccggcatgtccgcgtaggacgttacgccaaatagacgaagaagtagaagaagaaacaaaataatttagtAATGATATCAAACAATGCGATGGATGATATTGAtgttttttctgtaattacaATTATGATTAAAATTACAGACAGCTTGAAACTCCGGACACTCATCATGTTTTTTACTGAATTTCTCCATATCCAGTCCCTAGCCATGTGTTGTATCGTTGTACTTTCActctttatttttaatttatccgTACAATTACAATTACTATGTCTTCGCAATACCAGCAACGTCCGTACTCCGTCACGGTTCGTAGGAGAGAGCCCCGAACGCTCTCTTCCTTGCACCCACGATGCTATGCCCTCCACCCGAGCGGCACTCATCACTTCGTTCCCAGGGGCCGGCAACCTATCTTGTACTctacaacatctccccctatTTAGTACCGGCGGTATTGCTCAATCCACTGAGGCGGTTTACGAATCCTCGTAGAACGTCGTAGAGGCTGTACCGGCGTTGATGAACCGCTATCTGCTGTAGCGAACCCCGGAGATGTTGCCGATCTTAGCTCTTCTGAGGACGATGACGGGGGACTCTCGGATTGCACCGCTGACGACGACAGTAGCGGTGAAgacgatgaggatgatggGGGTGATGACGATATAGCCAACGATGGCGATTCCGTATATTGTGCCCTAGCTATATCCGTGTTCATTTCAGCGTTTCCCTGCCTGCTAGCTTCCGATTCATTCGAGTTCATACCCCAAGCATCCAACAACACGTCTAACATACGGTACGAACGTGACTCATCAACGTTAAACGGACTTGATTGTTTATCACTCACTCGAGAACGCAACTGATTAATGTGGGATCGTAAATGTCTATTTTGTGTGGTAACAATCTCGTACATAACCGAGCCTAAACGCTTCCTGACTGTTCCGGATACCCATTTCCATTTGTTTCTAAAATACTGTTTTGCGTAAACGAGATCATTACATTCATATTTTCTTAATCGCATCCTATGTTTAACGTCTGTGCCCAAATCCATAGACGGTCGCAAAAGCTCCATGCATGTACGCATTTTACGCCCTATCATCACTTCTGCTGGCGATTGATTCCGTTCCAAAAGCTTATGCGGTATGCTTCGTCATTAAGAAAATATCTATTGCTTCTTGCACTGTACCACCTTCCCCCTCCATTTTCTTAAGTGCCCGTTTAAATGTATCCACAAATCTTTCCGCTTGCCCGTTGGATTGCGGATGGAAGGGGGCTGTTCGCAAATGCTCAATGCCGTTTAACGTACAAAATAGCTCAAACTCCGTGCTTACAAACTGCGACCCGTTGTCGCTTACTAAAACATTAGGCATTCCAAAACGGCTAAAAATTTCACGTAAAATCCTAATTGTTGCTCTTGCTGAAATCGTTGCTGTTGCCACTATCTCCGGCCATTTAGAATAAGAATCGATGACTAGCAAATAATACATTCCATCGATAGGGCCAGCATAATCAACATGTATTCGCTGCCACGGAGCAGTCGATTCTGGCCACGAGATGGGTGTGCTATGCGCTGGTGACCTTACAACCGCTGCACACCGGTGGCACCTTCTAACTTTTCCCTCTATCTCTCGATCTATTCCGGGCCAATATACATAGCTCCTTGCCAGCGCTTTCATCTTATCCATACCAGGATGGCCTCTATGTAGTTGTTGTAAACATCTATCTCTCTGTGGCCCTGGTATTACCAACCGCTTACCAAAAAGTAAACATCCGTTTACGATGGACAGGGATTCACTCCTGCTTTGGAAATTTCGCAACTCTTGGTTCTCTACTTTCTTACTAGGCCATCCTTTGATCACATAATGTCTAACATTTCTTAATACCGGGTCTTTGTTGGTTTCATTCAGCACTTCTTCTAATGTCAATGGCATTATTTGCGTTACGCAGCCAATCATGGCTTGCAAATCCCTCTCTGTTTCGATGCTAGCAATAACATATTCTGCATCCGGTTTCTCATGATTTGCAATCAAGCGCGATAACACGTCAGCATTACCAAATTTCTCCGTAGATACGTATTCAATGCTGAAATcatacagcagcagcgtcaACGCCCAGCGTTGCAATCTATTCGCGGTATACACTGGTATTCCAGAGCGCGAGCCAAAAATACGCAGCAAGGGTGCATGATCCGTTTGGAGCGTGAAACGTCGCCCAAAGATCATTCGATGAAACTTAGTCACCGCATAAAAGGATTAGCAACTTCACGATCTGGCTGACTATAGTTTGTTTCAGTTTTAGTAAGAGCGCGTGATGCATGCTGAACTATTTTTATCGTGCCATCTGGCATTCTGTGGCTAATAGTGGCTCCTACTCCCACTGACGACGCATCAGCTGCCACTATTATCGGTTTCTTTGGGTCATAATAAGTCAGAAGGAGGTCTGAGCTTAACAACCGCTTAAACGTGTCAAATGCAATCTGACATTCTGGACTCCAATACCATTGcccatcttttttttaatagctcATCAAGCGGGTAACGAAGATTCCTCATTTGCGGCACAAACTTCCCATAATAGTTTATCGCTCCTAGGAATGAGCGTTCTTCAGCAGGATTCTTCGGGGAAGGCATCTTCACAATCGCTTCAATCTTGGCAGGATCCGGGCGTTGTCCATCACGATCTAAAATATGACCAAGATATTTAATTTGCTTTTGGAAAAAGTTACACTTTTCAGGCTTTATTTTGAACCCATATTCCTGCAACTTCGCGAGCACCGCGCGAAGGTTTCCCATGTGGGTGTGTTCATCCGTTCCGCCAATCACGATGTCATCTAGGTACACCGCCACATCCTTTAACCCAGCTAGCATGGTCTCCATTAACTGCTGGAAGGCTCCTGGTGCGACCTTCACCCCAGGCGGAAGTCGGTTATAAGCATATAAccctctgtgtgtgttaaCCGTTAGCAGCTCTTGTTCCACTTCAACCTGTAGGAACGCATCGGTGAGGTCTATCTGGCTAAACATGGCCGAATTTGCCAACGTTGAAAAAATATCCTCCGGCAGCGGGATCGGATACTGGTGAGGCTGGAGTGCATCATTCAACCCCGTTGAGTAGTCGCCACATATACGAATGCTTCCACTCGCCTTGCGCACTACCACTATAGGCGCAGCCCAAGCTGAAAAATTAACACGGGTTATTATACCTTCTTTTTCCAGCCGGTCTAGCTCCTCGTCTACAGCGGGGCACATCGCATATGAAACAGGACGCTTTGGACGAAATACAGGGGCTGCATCCTTTTTCAGCTCCATCCTCACTTTTGCTTTCATGCAGTGCCCCAACTCGTGGGAAAATAATCCTTCAAAATCCCTTTTTACTGCCTCTAGACTAACCGttgctacacacacacgattgCACACCGACGCCAATGGAACATCCCACAATCCAAAAACTTCCATCAAATCAGCACCTAGTAACATCAGCGGCTCCTCAGTGACTCTCATCGTACATCGTTTAACTTGCTGCTTCAAAGCCACATGAGCACAAAATTCTCCTAGGATTTTCAGTTGGCTACCCGAAGCCGTTTTTGCCTTCACGGATGGCGGGCACAATGGAGGCTGTCCTATGGTCCTCCATTGCTCGATTGATATAATATATTATAATATGGCCCGTGTCCACCATCATTTTCATTGGCTCACCATTCAATATCACGTTCACGTGACCTTTGCCCTTACTGTTGACCATGTTCACGAGGACTGTTCTCACTTTGCTGTGGGTTTTCGATGCGATAAAACGTGCCGCTGCCCCACAGTGCCCTTCCTTATGACCATATTTTTGACACTGCCTGCACTTGTAATTTCTATACGTGCACTTTTGAGCATAGTGCCCCTCACCACAAAGCCAACATTTTGTAGTGGACTTAGCCGGTTGCATATCACGTTGCGCTCCTCCGTTACCGCGGTTCATTTGCCACTTTGGACCGTTGCGATTATACTTCCCGTCAGTTACGACGTTTATTTGTTTCTCGCTCTCTATCATCACGGTGTCCTTTTTCAATGTCACCATCTTTTGGCACATTTCGACTAACTGCGTTAGTGTGGTAACTTCGTTGTCCTCTATTCTGCTGAGCAACCGCAACCTTACATCGGCGTCTCTGTCGTCCTTCAgcccgcacacaaacaaaaaacatttaaactgCTCCTCTGTCAGCCCCGCAAGCTCTGCTTCAACGACACTCTTATTACGCGGCAACCGAACGTCACGTAATCTTCTAAGCCACTTTTCTGCAACTGCAAGCACTTAAACCGCTTGCTGACCTCTGACTCACGAGAACCAAACAGCGATTTCAGCGTACTTACAGTTTCCGCGAATTTGAAGTCTTTCGGCTTACGTGGCAGTACGTAGCTCGTGTACCGCTCATGCTCTGATTGCCCCAGCTtcctcagcagcagccgcacctTCGCGTCATCCTCCAGCTTACTGGCGTCCCTCTCGAACAGATCCTCATAACGCGAGAACCATCCGGCGAACGTCGTGCTCTCCGGATCGAAGTGAAAATCTTTCACCTGGCCCGCCAGCACATCGCTAAGCTGCTCTGACCCATTCACGGTCTGCTTAAGCTGCGCTGTCTGCCAAATCTCGCCTATCAGCTTTTCCTGCTGCTTCATAAATGCTTGTTGCTGCTCCAGCATCATCTTGTGCTGTTGGCGAAACAGCTCGTGAATCCAGCCGGGGCCAGATTCCGTTGGATCGACGCTTCCCGTGTCACCGCGATGGCCGCTGCGCGATGGCCTCTCCCCCTCACCATTGTTCGTATGCTGATTCTCTGCACCACTGGTATTCATTGTGCGTTTTCACTTTCGACGTTTGCACAGGTTCTTCTAACTCTCGTCGCCAATGTTGTATCGTTGTACTTTCActctttatttttaattatccGTACAATTACAATTACTATGTCTTCGCAATACCAGCAACGTCCGTACTCCGTCACGGTTCGTAGGAGAGAGCCCCGAACGCTCTCTTCCTTGCACCCACGATGCTATGCCCTCCACCCGAGCGGCACTCATCACTTCGTTCCCAGGGGCCGGCAACCTATCTTGTACTCTACAACACCATGtcgcttttttcattttacatgATTGCATCTGTTAGGAAAAGGCAGTGCTATAGATGAGTCCAACCTGGACGTATAAACGAAATGAAGTGAAATGACAGCTAAGGAAAGTGACAGTTGAAATGACAGGGAAACGGTTGCACGCGCTTCAGGGCAGTAACGAACGAAGCGAGCAGCAGGTGACACCGTTTTAAAgttatttgctattttatttggatttatttgtatttgtctTCAGGAGAATAAATagttaaaactaaaactttCGCCTTGTGGCtgttcgctctcgctctcaaAACTGTGTTTACATTAAAAGCCTTTAAAACGGTTCCAAAGGTGAAATGGGCCCAAAAAGGAACGATCACTGCCAGGCTTGCGGTGATCAGCGGGATGATCCGGATTTTGTTGCATGTGACAAGTGCAATTTATGGTGGCATTTTTCGTGCGCCGGATTGACGGAACCCGCGGAAGCTGTGGAACAGCGGAAATGGTTGTGCGTGGCTTGCCAGGCTAAGGAACGGTCCGGCTTGATTCAGAGGACGCCGGTCAAGCACGCAGAACAAAGGGAAGCGGCAAATGCTAACCTCAATCTGGAGGAGGTTACGCAAAACGTGGCTGAGAAACATAACTTCAAACTGGTTGAGGTTATCCTACAAGCGGCAGAAACACCCATTGTCACTGGTCATTTAAATATTCCTCTCTGTTCAGCAAGGTCATATttctaatcaaattatttaaggCATTCGTGAAGTCAATGAACGTACTAGGTGTTTCAAGCGTAGGTTCCTTAGCGTTTCTTAAATCTGCAAGAAGAGCGTCGTAAATGAAGTCAGGGTTCCCATATAACTTTTCCAGTCTATCCATTATGTTATCCAAATTGTTTTGATCGTGCATTAAAGAGCTGACGGCTTTTAGCGCGTCTCCCCTCAGGTGCTTTTGAAGCCTATTCAGGTTCTCCAAGCGCGTGAATCCAGCTGTTTGGGCTGTTTCGtaaaaaatcgatcgaaatttTGGCCACTCTTTCTGAACACCATCAAAATTTGGTAATACCAGTAGTGAATTTTTTTAGGTGTTCATAGCCATCACCATTTTGTTCAAGGTAGCGGTTAGTATCCCCATCTCACTTGAAGGTTGAACAATTGTGACTTGTGGGGGTGCAGTTGGTGTAGTAGGAGACTCATCCAACCTGCTTTTGCTCAAACTTTCgatccgttttttttatctctgttAATTGTCTTTCTAGTTCGGGGCTATCATTTCTTGGCTGGTCTAAATTTGTTTCTATCCTTTTCTCGGGTACGTTTGTAGCGGTAGCAATTTGAGATATTGCATGGGTGGCTTGTTCTGAGGGTTCATTTAAATTGTGTCCATCTTTGGCCTTATGCTGATCCGTGCTGGAAAGTGCGACGAGCTTTTTTCCTTCGTGGTTCTCTAGTATCTCTAAATTCCTCTCCTTAATAGGAGTCGGTTGGGATATTTCCTTAGTGGTTTGTCCCAAAGGCTCAATCAAACTGTTGACCGTGTGCCGACTCGTGCTAGAAAGTGGAGCCAGCTGTAGGTCTTTATGAATTTCTTCTGCTACTGAATCCTTTTCGATAAGCTCTTTCAGATGCCAAGTGAGATTTTTAATTTCGGCATCTCTTTCGTCTACTAATTTTTTGAATTGTTCCTTCTCAGTTGATATCTGTTCTACTCGTGTTTCGGTATTCTTTTGTTCCTCCTGTATTTTTTCTACGCGTTGCAAGAGcttcttctttccctcctCAATCTCTGCTAATTTTTTCTCAAGTAGATTATTTTCGTTAGTAAGCCTTTCTGCTTCCtcttgaattgattttatctctgcttcttttttcccgAATAATGTTTCACACTTTGGGCATGTAAACTCTTCCGGGATTGTCTTtaattttaagcattccttATGGAAATACCTATCACAAATATAACAACCGATGAGTTTTCCCCACTCATTCTTTCGTGTACATAACCAGCAGTTACCGTTCGGATTAACCTTATATTTATATTCCATGACTCACCCCGGTATCTGCTGATGCAGAATACTGCCGCTGCGCTGGATCAAGTTCGCCCTAGGTGCGATGGGTTcgcttttgttgctgccggcaATCGTCACGCCGGGGAGGTCGTCGCGGGGTGGAGAGTGGTGTTCTGCTGGGTGTAGCTGGTGATCGGTTAGGTCTGGTTCGTCTTCTGGTGCTCGACTCTGTTGTTCTGGACTTAGACCGGTCGGTGATCAGCTGGTTCAAGGTCGCCTTTGGTGTCGTGGTTTGATGTCTTCATTTCGATGCGAATGGGTGATCCCTTTGGTCGCGGGAGTCACGGGAGCTCGTCGTCTGatggttgcgagagggtggcttCTTCTTCAGCTGAATTCCACGGAACTCGTTTCCTGGTGCAGGAGGGTGACCTCTTCCGGTGATGAGTGCCACGGAGCCCGTCTTTgttggttgcgagagggtggctattcttccacggaactcgtcttttggtgttgcgagagggtgcctATTCTTgtacggaactcgtctttgttGGTTGCGAGAAAGTGGCTATGCTTCCACGTAACTCGTCTTTgttggttgcgagagggtggctattGTACCACGTAACTCGTCTTTTggtgttgcgagagggtggctattcttccacggaactcgtcttttggtgttgcgagagggtggctattcttccacggaactcgtcttttggTGTTGCGAGAGGGAGCCTATTCTtgcacggaactcgtctttgttggttgcgagagggtggctattgtaccacggaactcgtctttgtaGGTTGCGAGCAGGTGGCTATGCTTCCATGTAACTCGCCTTTTGGTGTTGCGAGAAGGTGGCTATTCTTCCACGGAATTCGTCTTTTggtgttgcgagagggtgcctATTCTtgcacggaactcgtctttgttggttgcgagagggtggctattgtaccacggaactcgtctttgtaGGTTGCGAGCAGGTGGCTATGCTTCCACGTAACTCGTCTTTTggtgttgcgagagggtggctattcttccacggaactcgtctttttGGCTGTGATTGTCACACTCGAGGCTGACCTCGGAGTAACACTGGCTGGTGAATGCTAGCCTTTATTTCACACACGGAGCTTAACTCCGGAGTGAAATTTCCCTTTGATCtattcctctctggagccaccaattTGTCACACTGGAAGATAACCTCCGAGTGACTGTTGTGATCGAAAGGGTGTAGGGTTAACACTGACGCTTTATTACCATAAAATTTACCTATTTATACCTAAATGGTTACATGCTAATTGTTCTTACTTGCTAAAATGCTGCGTTGACAACATGCCGATCGACCACCGATCGTGCGCGTGCTCGCagcattgtttattattaatttatttatttattttatggcTAACACAGCCAAACCGTCTTCGATCGTTTGATCGACCGGATGGCTACCGCGACCTAGTAAACTAATTATTTTAACCGCCAGCGACACCCATGCCTTCTTCAAGTGGGACAAGCTACAACGCGGTGAGCAAACCTAACCTCACTCCTGCTAAGGTATCCGACAGTGTGGCTAA is a window from the Anopheles merus strain MAF chromosome X, AmerM5.1, whole genome shotgun sequence genome containing:
- the LOC121590276 gene encoding uncharacterized protein LOC121590276; this translates as MNTSGAENQHTNNGEGERPSRSGHRGDTGSVDPTESGPGWIHELFRQQHKMMLEQQQAFMKQQEKLIGEIWQTAQLKQTVNGSEQLSDVLAGQVKDFHFDPESTTFAGWFSRYEDLFERDASKLEDDAKVRLLLRKLGQSEHERYTSYVLPRKPKDFKFAETVSTLKSLFGSRESEVSKRFKCLQLQKSGLEDYVTFGCRVIRVSLKQSLRG